The following proteins are encoded in a genomic region of Triticum dicoccoides isolate Atlit2015 ecotype Zavitan chromosome 1B, WEW_v2.0, whole genome shotgun sequence:
- the LOC119348661 gene encoding uncharacterized protein LOC119348661 isoform X4, whose translation MPIISGSSHRDGAIYKRAAHWEHNYFFDITDRTETRLEPARAYDIPRNMMQIFSMKLAKAPINSGSIQLYGYIAAHDEVDLRLNYVFNRSRDDPITVQQGSLIEMNGPKRAILLIFDVLLEFDMRIKNGENEEDDLQLIDGISEFYGLRMSWRPHEVRIGGNCGAVDTSFALVHNSVEATVQVIISKVQTGFDLSLSSTIALLEMNKEFQLFSGNISESCGLGSFVIAVTWDTLMNLKFKVDHQGRNNNIERNCSFKAKLNGHASHQLNLETASILVKLCRKLGQFSSSKLIAGR comes from the exons ATGCCGATAATTTCAGGGAGCAGCCACCGTGATGGTGCTATATACAAGAGAGCGGCTCACTGGGAGCATAATTACTTTTTTGATATCACTGACCGTACAGAGACTCGGTTGGAGCCAGCGCGTGCATACGATATACCACGTAACATGATGCAGATCTTTTCAATGAAGTTAGCTAAAGCTCCTATCAACAGTGGCTCAATACAGTTATACGGATATATAGCAGCACATGATGAAGTTGATCTAAGACTGAATTATGTTTTCAATCGTAGCAGGGATGATCCCATCACCGTGCAGCAGGGTTCTCTAATTGAAATGAACGGCCCTAAGAGAGCCATCCTGTTGATATTTGATGTGCTACTTGAGTTTGACATGAGGATCAAGAATGGAGAGAATGAAGAGGATGATTTGCAGCTGATTGATGGAATCTCAGAATTTTACGGTTTACGCATGTCGTGGAGACCGCACGAGGTTCGCATTGGTGGAAATTGTGGTGCAGTCGATACGTCTTTTGCACTTGTTCATAATTCAGTCGAGGCCACAGTACAAGTTATCATATCAAAAGTGCAGACTGGCTTTGATTTATCTCTCAGTTCTACGATTGCTCTTCTGGAGATGAATAAAGAATTCCAGCTCTTCAGTGGAAATATTAGTGAGTCCTGTGGCTTAGGAAGCTTTGTGATTGCTGTCACATGGGATACGCTTATGAATTTGAAGTTCAAGGTTGATCACCAAGGCCGTAACAATAATATTGAACGCAATTGTTCCTTCAAAGCTAAGTTAAATGGACACGCCAGCCATCAGCTAAATCTCGAGACTGCCTCAATTTTAGTTAAG TTGTGCCGAAAGCTGGGTCAGTTTTCGTCCTCCAAGCTGATTGCTGGAAGGTGA